The nucleotide sequence CTTGGGCAAGCACGCTGGCATTGCCTTCAATATTCCCGGTTACCGTGACGTCCAGACCGGCGAGTCGAACATCGCCCTCGACCACGCCATTCAGGCGCACCGTTTGCGCCGCGCACAGCACGTCGCCACTAACGTTTCCGTTAATCGTCACCGTTTGACCAGCACAGAATACGTCGCCATTAACATCGGCTTCAACCGTCACATCATCACCCGCAATAAAGAGCGTGTGATCGATTTTTTCGGTTTTCTCAGCTTTGACGACTTCCCCGCTCCGAAAGGCAGTGGCTTGTGCAATACCGCCAACCACCGCTGGCAACGCAACCAACGCTAATGCCAGAAGGGCAAGTTTCCATTTACGCATGTTGTTCTCCTTAATGTAAGTTTCTACCTTTTATTGTACTAAAGAATAGTAAAGCTATTAAATTTTTCGTTTGCAAAGTTCTATTATTCATAATATTGTAATCAAGGAACAGCTTCGATATCGCAAATAGGAGATACGATGCAACAAGGCAATCGTCGACTCAGGGCACTGGCAAGCGCTACCTATGACCAGCTCAAGGCGCTACTCAACCCCGATGAAGTACTGGTCGTGTTTTGTTCTACTAGCGCTGCAACAACCCAACGGGGTAAATGCATTTCTTCTAAAGCCGATTTTGACAAAGCGCTATCAGATTTTATGAGGCTGAATGGAACAAACTTTAAGTGGTTTGCCAGCACCACTCACTCAACTACGCCCGAAGATTATGATTTGAGATGAGGTTGCTGCGCTAGACCCCTGACTATCTGTAGCCAGATAGTCAGGATTTTTATATCTTTACCAATTTTAAGAGCCTCCTAAGCGGTCGATCTGCTCGTGATCGAGCCCAAAATGATGCGCTACTTCGTGCCAGACTGTTTTGCGGGTTCGCTCGCGTAACTCTTCTACCGTCCGCGAGGCGGCAATGAGTGGTAACTTAAAAATAGTGATTTTATCCGGCAGTACAAAGCTGTAGCCAGCCCCACGGGTTACCTGGGGAATACCTTCGTACAGCCCAAATAGCGTCTCGTAGTGGCGAAGACGCATTTTTTCGCGCTGCTGCGGGCTGGGCTGGTCGGCGGTGACAAAGGCGACATTATCGAGACGACGGCCGTATTTTTCGGGTAGGGCATCGATTGCCTCAGCCACAATCGCCCCGAAGGCTTCGTCGGTGATTCCTAAGTGATTTTCCATTACTTTCATTAGTATAGCAAAGCAGGATGGCGTATAATAACGAAGTTGTTTAAATTACGGGAAAATATGAAGAGATTTAGATATTACGACCTCATTCTGGCTGCTTTTGCTGCCCTGCTGCTGATATCAAATATCGGCGCAGTAAAATTGATCGACATCGCCGGTATTATTACTGATGGCGGGGCTATTTTGTTTCCACTTACCTACCTACTCGGCGATGTATTAACGGAAGTTTACGGTTACAAATACGCCCGTCGGGCTATCTGGACCGGCTTCGGCATTTCGGTGCTACTA is from Verrucomicrobiia bacterium and encodes:
- a CDS encoding metallopeptidase family protein, translating into MENHLGITDEAFGAIVAEAIDALPEKYGRRLDNVAFVTADQPSPQQREKMRLRHYETLFGLYEGIPQVTRGAGYSFVLPDKITIFKLPLIAASRTVEELRERTRKTVWHEVAHHFGLDHEQIDRLGGS